In Vigna radiata var. radiata cultivar VC1973A unplaced genomic scaffold, Vradiata_ver6 scaffold_422, whole genome shotgun sequence, the following are encoded in one genomic region:
- the LOC106779114 gene encoding uncharacterized protein LOC106779114 translates to MASNKSFIIAFLLALTFSSMSMSLAARHLMQTTAPTLPTLPPLPSIPALPQGNVPPLPIIPSIPTTLPPLPTNIPNIPTIPQLNVPPLPSIPTFTIPTTMPSIPFLSPPPSTSTP, encoded by the coding sequence ATGGCCTCCAACAAATCATTCATCATTGCTTTTCTTCTTGCTCTCACCTTCTCAAGCATGAGCATGAGCCTAGCAGCTCGCCATCTTATGCAGACAACTGCACCAACATTGCCAACATTGCCACCATTGCCTTCAATTCCAGCCCTTCCTCAGGGTAATGTTCCACCACTGCCCATTATCCCATCTATACCTACCACTTTGCCTCCACTTCCTACCAACATCCCTAACATTCCAACAATTCCACAGCTCAACGTTCCTCCATTGCCTTCAATCCCAACATTCACAATTCCAACTACTATGCCCTCCATCCCATTCCTCTCCCCACCACCTTCCACCTCCACCCCTTAA